A genomic stretch from Hydrogenimonas urashimensis includes:
- a CDS encoding dTMP kinase: MIFELFTFFKKNKINFCLINGYEDIVYNQQTDSDIDILLKKQHFRKIESLLEQFCLEKDLLIVQVLHHDLWAKNIFLYDLKNNSYLNLDLYGELSRKEIEFFKEDDIFNTLTTYENIPILSSEKEFLNYFIKKLDKNDLNIETFEHLYTLYFKSKNRNKNILRKFFPKYHNLIINAFSNNTFSVIFDNRQRLISDFYSTRKINIKRRILNTLRVIKRIVQPTGLIISILGPDGSGKSTVIDTLITQQLPFRRKNYFHLKPIKSQKTDIDTVVTDPHKFPPYSKVKSYVKLLYFIYQYNFGWIKNILPLKIKSSLIIFDRYYDDILVDYRRYRYGGWRSIAKFARFFIPKPDIYFILIAEPEVIYVRKKEVPFEELKRQITAYNSLADGKKYFRIDVNRSPDEITKEIVAIMMEKMNERF, from the coding sequence ATGATATTTGAGCTTTTCACATTTTTTAAAAAAAATAAAATTAACTTTTGTCTTATAAATGGATACGAGGATATTGTCTATAATCAGCAGACAGATTCAGACATAGATATATTACTAAAAAAGCAGCATTTTCGAAAAATAGAAAGCCTTTTAGAACAGTTTTGTCTGGAAAAAGATCTTTTAATAGTTCAAGTTTTACACCATGATCTGTGGGCAAAAAACATCTTTTTATATGATCTGAAAAACAATAGTTATCTAAACCTTGACCTGTATGGAGAACTCTCTCGAAAAGAAATTGAATTTTTTAAAGAAGATGATATTTTTAATACTTTAACAACCTATGAAAATATTCCTATTTTATCTTCAGAGAAAGAATTTTTAAACTATTTTATTAAAAAATTGGATAAAAATGATCTAAATATAGAGACGTTTGAACACTTATATACATTGTACTTTAAAAGTAAAAACAGAAACAAAAATATTTTAAGAAAATTTTTTCCAAAATATCATAATTTAATAATTAATGCTTTTTCCAACAATACTTTTTCAGTTATTTTTGATAACAGACAAAGGTTAATATCTGATTTTTACAGTACTCGCAAAATTAATATAAAACGTAGAATTTTAAATACTCTTCGTGTTATAAAGCGTATTGTTCAACCGACAGGCTTAATTATTTCTATTCTCGGGCCTGATGGTTCTGGTAAATCCACTGTTATTGATACACTGATAACTCAACAACTTCCTTTTCGCAGAAAAAACTATTTTCATCTCAAACCCATTAAAAGCCAAAAAACCGATATTGATACTGTAGTGACTGATCCACATAAATTTCCACCATACTCAAAAGTCAAGTCATATGTAAAGCTTTTATACTTTATATATCAATACAATTTTGGGTGGATAAAAAATATATTACCACTGAAAATAAAATCTTCTTTAATCATTTTTGATCGATATTACGATGATATTCTTGTCGATTATAGACGTTATCGCTACGGAGGTTGGCGAAGCATAGCTAAGTTTGCACGGTTTTTTATACCAAAACCTGATATCTACTTCATTCTTATCGCAGAACCAGAAGTCATCTACGTACGAAAAAAAGAAGTTCCATTCGAAGAACTGAAGAGGCAAATTACAGCTTATAACTCTCTGGCCGATGGAAAAAAATATTTTAGAATTGATGTAAATCGATCCCCTGATGAGATAACTAAAGAGATCGTGGCTATTATGATGGAAAAAATGAATGAACGCTTCTAA